One Rosa chinensis cultivar Old Blush chromosome 5, RchiOBHm-V2, whole genome shotgun sequence genomic region harbors:
- the LOC112202154 gene encoding LOB domain-containing protein 12 isoform X1, translated as MAFPTYCCFIPFTRLGGGQPQKDLFCNAAEGEMGGTSPCASCKLLRRRCAKDCIFAPYFPSDDPHKFAIVHKVFGASNVSKMLQELPLHQRGDAVSSLVYEANARVRDPVYGCVGAISFLQNQVSNLQMQLAVAQAEILCIQMQQEPVAATLPASQMLDHHQYQDHDQKSLLLSNSHDFNNIPQYLSSFASSSNVIQDPLKRESLWT; from the exons ATGGCATTTCCAACCTATTGCTGTTTCATACCCTTCACGCGCCTAGGCGGTGGTCAACCACAGAAGGATCTATTCTGCAATGCTGCAGAG GGTGAAATGGGAGGAACTTCACCATGTGCTTCGTGCAAGTTGTTGAGGCGCCGCTGCGCTAAGGACTGCATCTTTGCCCCTTACTTTCCTTCCGATGACCCTCATAAGTTTGCCATTGTTCACAAGGTCTTTGGTGCTAGCAATGTCAGCAAAATGTTGCAG GAGCTTCCGCTTCATCAGAGAGGAGATGCTGTGAGCAGCTTGGTGTATGAAGCAAATGCAAGAGTGAGAGACCCGGTTTACGGCTGTGTCGGTGCTATATCTTTCCTGCAGAATCAAGTTTCGAATCTGCAAATGCAGCTCGCGGTGGCTCAGGCTGAAATACTCTGCATCCAGATGCAACAAGAGCCAGTTGCAGCGACCTTACCCGCATCGCAGATGCTAGATCATCACCAATATCAAGATCACGATCAGAAATCCCTTCTCTTGTCCAATAGTCACGACTTCAACAACATTCCACAGTACCTCAGCAGCTTTGCTTCTTCCAGCAATGTAATCCAAGACCCTCTTAAGAGAGAGTCTCTATGGACTTGA
- the LOC112202152 gene encoding protein FLC EXPRESSOR isoform X2, giving the protein MAGREPRHLHRLPQIVNTTALEDRIDLQQREIQSLLGENQRLAATHVALKQDLTAAQSDLRNLKAVAGQIKSERNAEVREVYDRSLKLDDELRDLDAMNAELTLVRNDIEDLSTSRMELATELKTIQGEIERARSDESKQIEAIRDEIETLKLEIEKGSTAVEIEKKTRASNLEHRQGMENYMAKLALEIEKLHGELANAEKRARAAVAAANPGSGYPMAYGNAEMLYGGIAYPDPYAMHQGQGSADGTPQYGSAQMPHSSYDIQQTHVHR; this is encoded by the exons atggccggaagagaGCCTCGGCATCTCCACCGCCTTCCCCAAATCGTCAACACGACGGCCCTCGAGGACCGCATCGATCTCCAGCAACGCGAGATCCAGTCCCTCCTCGGGGAGAATCAACGCCTCGCGGCCACCCACGTGGCGCTCAAGCAGGACCTAACCGCCGCTCAGAGCGACCTCCGCAACCTGAAGGCCGTCGCCGGCCAAATCAAATCCGAGAGGAACGCCGAAGTCCGCGAGGTCTACGACAGGTCGTTGAAGCTGGACGACGAGCTCCGCGACCTGGACGCCATGAACGCCGAGTTGACTCTGGTCCGGAACGACATCGAGGACTTGAGCACGTCGCGGATGGAGCTCGCGACCGAGTTGAAGACGATCCAAGGAGAGATTGAGAGGGCTCGCTCCGACGAGTCGAAGCAAATCGAAGCCATTAGAGACGAAATTGAGACCTTGAAGCTGGAGATTGAGAAAGGAAG TACTGCGGTTGAGATTGAGAAGAAAACGCGAGCTAGTAACCTTGAGCATCGTCAAGGTATGGAGAACTATATGGCCAAGTTGGCTCTTGAAATCGAAAAGCTTCATGGGGAGTTGGCAAACGCAGAGAAGAGAGCAAGGGCTGCAGTAGCAGCTGCAAATCCAG GTTCTGGGTACCCTATGGCTTATGGCAATGCCGAAATGCTATATGGAGGAATTGCATACCCTGATCCCTATGCCATGCATCAG GGTCAGGGCAGTGCTGATGGCACCCCTCAATATGGTTCCGCTCAAATGCCACATAGTTCCTATGATATTCAACAAACACATGTACATAGATAA
- the LOC112166525 gene encoding glucan endo-1,3-beta-glucosidase 9 → MPPNLSLLIFLLATMAYRSLAVGVNWGTTASHPLPPAKVVELLKSNNITRVKLFDADPLVLEALSGSNLGVTVGIPNGLLRSLNSSKKAAQSWVHDNVTRYVSSGDSRVKIEYVAVGDEPFLRSYGEQFHPFVLGAAINIQTALTQANLDSKVKVVVPCSFDSYLSETSLPSKGHFRADVNRTMIQLLTFLSKHNSPFFATISPFLAFQQYKNISLDFTLFKIYTKAHNDSRRMYKNSFDLNYDILVNALSTVGFPKIEIVVSQIGWPTDGGPNATSHAAETFMKGLMNRLRSKLGTPLRPRDPPVETYIFSLLDEDQRSISTGNFERHWGVFTFDGQAKYRFDFTQGSNSLVNAQNVEYLPSKWCVVNNNRDLSNATASALNACSLADCSALSPGGSCSNISWPGNISYAFNSYYQQRNQSADSCDFGGLGLITTVNPSVDNCRFLVQLNTSLSDTLHPASVSQWITLLVTAILLLLPRFT, encoded by the exons atGCCACCGAATCTCTCCCTACTCATTTTCCTCTTGGCCACAATGGCTTACAGGTCCCTAGCCGTTGGCGTGAATTGGGGCACTACGGCCTCGCACCCATTGCCCCCGGCCAAGGTCGTCGAGCTCTTGAAATCAAACAACATTACCAGAGTGAAGCTGTTCGACGCAGACCCACTTGTTCTTGAAGCGCTTTCTGGGTCCAATCTGGGCGTCACTGTTGGGATTCCTAATGGGTTGCTTAGAAGCTTGAACTCGTCCAAGAAGGCTGCACAGAGTTGGGTCCATGACAATGTCACTCGCTATGTCTCTAGTGGTGACAGCCGCGTCAAAATCGA GTATGTCGCTGTGGGAGATGAACCATTTCTCCGGAGTTATGGTGAGCAATTTCACCCCTTTGTGCTTGGAGCAGCAATCAATATCCAAACAGCTTTGACCCAAGCAAACTTGGACAGCAAGGTGAAAGTAGTGGTTCCCTGCAGTTTTGATTCCTATTTGTCAGAGACTAGCCTGCCTTCAAAAGGACATTTTCGAGCCGATGTCAACAGGACCATGATTCAACTGCTGACGTTTCTCAGCAAGCACAACTCACCATTTTTTGCTACCATTTCCCCGTTCCTAGCTTTCCAACAGTACAAGAACATTTCCCTCGACTTTACTCTCTTCAAAATATACACCAAAGCTCATAACGACAGTCGCAGAATGTACAAAAACAGCTTTGACTTGAACTATGACATCTTGGTTAATGCATTGTCAACAGTAGGGTTTCCTAAGATTGAAATTGTTGTGTCACAGATTGGTTGGCCTACAGATGGAGGACCAAATGCTACTTCACATGCTGCAGAGACCTTCATGAAAGGCCTGATGAACCGCCTTCGTAGCAAATTGGGGACCCCACTTAGACCTCGAGATCCTCCAGTTGAAACATACATTTTTAGCCTCTTAGATGAAGATCAAAGAAGCATAAGCACTGGAAATTTTGAGAGACATTGGGGCGTTTTCACTTTTGATGGTCAAGCCAAGTACCGTTTTGATTTTACCCAAGGTTCAAACAGCCTTGTGAATGCACAGAATGTTGAGTACCTTCCTTCCAAGTGGTGTGTGGTGAACAATAACAGGGACTTATCTAACGCGACTGCGAGTGCATTAAATGCATGTTCCCTTGCTGATTGTAGTGCACTGTCTCCTGGTGGATCTTGTTCCAACATCAGTTGGCCTGGGAATATCTCGTATGCGTTTAATAGCTACTATCAGCAGCGTAATCAGAGTGCAGACAGCTGCGACTTTGGTGGCCTTGGTTTGATCACAACTGTTAATCCATCAGTGGATAACTGCAGGTTTTTGGTTCAACTGAACACTTCCCTTTCAGATACCCTTCATCCGGCCTCTGTTTCCCAGTGGATTACCTTGCTAGTGACAgccattttattacttttaccACGATTTACCTAG
- the LOC112202154 gene encoding LOB domain-containing protein 12 isoform X2 codes for MGGTSPCASCKLLRRRCAKDCIFAPYFPSDDPHKFAIVHKVFGASNVSKMLQELPLHQRGDAVSSLVYEANARVRDPVYGCVGAISFLQNQVSNLQMQLAVAQAEILCIQMQQEPVAATLPASQMLDHHQYQDHDQKSLLLSNSHDFNNIPQYLSSFASSSNVIQDPLKRESLWT; via the exons ATGGGAGGAACTTCACCATGTGCTTCGTGCAAGTTGTTGAGGCGCCGCTGCGCTAAGGACTGCATCTTTGCCCCTTACTTTCCTTCCGATGACCCTCATAAGTTTGCCATTGTTCACAAGGTCTTTGGTGCTAGCAATGTCAGCAAAATGTTGCAG GAGCTTCCGCTTCATCAGAGAGGAGATGCTGTGAGCAGCTTGGTGTATGAAGCAAATGCAAGAGTGAGAGACCCGGTTTACGGCTGTGTCGGTGCTATATCTTTCCTGCAGAATCAAGTTTCGAATCTGCAAATGCAGCTCGCGGTGGCTCAGGCTGAAATACTCTGCATCCAGATGCAACAAGAGCCAGTTGCAGCGACCTTACCCGCATCGCAGATGCTAGATCATCACCAATATCAAGATCACGATCAGAAATCCCTTCTCTTGTCCAATAGTCACGACTTCAACAACATTCCACAGTACCTCAGCAGCTTTGCTTCTTCCAGCAATGTAATCCAAGACCCTCTTAAGAGAGAGTCTCTATGGACTTGA
- the LOC112202152 gene encoding protein FLC EXPRESSOR isoform X4 produces MAGREPRHLHRLPQIVNTTALEDRIDLQQREIQSLLGENQRLAATHVALKQDLTAAQSDLRNLKAVAGQIKSERNAEVREVYDRSLKLDDELRDLDAMNAELTLVRNDIEDLSTSRMELATELKTIQGEIERARSDESKQIEAIRDEIETLKLEIEKGSTAVEIEKKTRASNLEHRQGMENYMAKLALEIEKLHGELANAEKRARAAVAAANPGSGYPMAYGNAEMLYGGIAYPDPYAMHQENLIL; encoded by the exons atggccggaagagaGCCTCGGCATCTCCACCGCCTTCCCCAAATCGTCAACACGACGGCCCTCGAGGACCGCATCGATCTCCAGCAACGCGAGATCCAGTCCCTCCTCGGGGAGAATCAACGCCTCGCGGCCACCCACGTGGCGCTCAAGCAGGACCTAACCGCCGCTCAGAGCGACCTCCGCAACCTGAAGGCCGTCGCCGGCCAAATCAAATCCGAGAGGAACGCCGAAGTCCGCGAGGTCTACGACAGGTCGTTGAAGCTGGACGACGAGCTCCGCGACCTGGACGCCATGAACGCCGAGTTGACTCTGGTCCGGAACGACATCGAGGACTTGAGCACGTCGCGGATGGAGCTCGCGACCGAGTTGAAGACGATCCAAGGAGAGATTGAGAGGGCTCGCTCCGACGAGTCGAAGCAAATCGAAGCCATTAGAGACGAAATTGAGACCTTGAAGCTGGAGATTGAGAAAGGAAG TACTGCGGTTGAGATTGAGAAGAAAACGCGAGCTAGTAACCTTGAGCATCGTCAAGGTATGGAGAACTATATGGCCAAGTTGGCTCTTGAAATCGAAAAGCTTCATGGGGAGTTGGCAAACGCAGAGAAGAGAGCAAGGGCTGCAGTAGCAGCTGCAAATCCAG GTTCTGGGTACCCTATGGCTTATGGCAATGCCGAAATGCTATATGGAGGAATTGCATACCCTGATCCCTATGCCATGCATCAG GAAAATCTGATACTATAA
- the LOC112202151 gene encoding transcription initiation factor TFIID subunit 15b, which produces MAGMYGQEGGGGAAPPYGSSGGGGYGGSGGYGGGSGGYGGGGGGGGYGGGGGGYGGKGGDSGGYGGGGRGGRGGGGYGGGGGRGGGYQGDRGGGRGGGGGGGRGGRGGSGRDGDWPCPNPGCGNVNFARRTECNKCGTPSPAGAGGGGGDRGGGGGYNRGGSGGGYGDNRGGRGGNYDGGRSGNYEGGKGSNYDGGRGGGFDSRGGGGGSRGGSYGGNQGRDDGGYGQAPAAAPPSYGAGGSYPPSYNANYGTDAVPPPTSYTGGPASYPPSYGGPAGAYGGDGPGDARSGGRGGPPAKYDGGYGGGGRGGYASAPTEAPAKVKQCDENCDDTCDNARIYISSLPPDVTVDELQALFGGIGQVGRIKQKRGYKDQWPYNIKIYTDESGKNKGDACLAYEDPNAAHSAGSFYNGHDIRGYKISVAMAERSAPRAYDNGGGRGGYGGGGRRDNYRDGGPDRHQHGGNRSRPY; this is translated from the exons ATGGCTGGGATGTATGGTCAGGAGGGCGGCGGTGGTGCCGCTCCGCCGTATGGATCTAGCGGCGGTGGTGGCTACGGTGGCTCCGGAGGGTATGGAGGCGGTTCCGGAGGTTATGGAGGAGGCGGTGGCGGTGGAGGCTacggaggaggaggtggtggatATGGAGGTAAAGGCGGCGATAGCGGTGGTTACGGTGGTGGAGGCCGTGGCGGTCGAGGTGGAGGAGGttatggtggcggtggcggtcgAG GTGGAGGATATCAAGGCGACCGTGGTGGCGGCCGCGgaggtggtggcggcggcggcagAGGTGGCCGTGGTGGCAGTGGAAGGGATGGTGATTGGCCTTGCCCTAATCCAGG CTGTGGGAATGTGAACTTTGCGAGAAGAACTGAGTGTAACAAGTGTGGTACGCCCTCTCCTGCGggtgctggtggcggtgggggagaccgtggtggtggaggtggttaTAATAGAGGTGGAAGTGGTGGGGGATATGGTGATAACCGTGGTGGCAGAGGTGGTAATTATGATGGGGGTCGAAGTGGCAACTATGAAGGAGGTAAAGGTAGCAATTATGATGGAGGCAGAGGGGGTGGTTTTGATAGTAGAGGTGGAGGAGGTGGGAGTAGAGGTGGTTCTTATGGTGGTAACCAAGGAAGAGATGATGGTGGGTACGGTCAGGCTCCTGCAGCTGCTCCTCCATCTTATGGTGCAGGTGGCAGTTACCCACCATCGTACAATGCTAATTATGGAACAGATGCAGTCCCTCCTCCTACAAGCTATACTGGTGGGCCTGCTTCATATCCCCCATCCTATGGTGGTCCTGCAGGTGCTTATGGTGGTGATGGTCCGGGTGATGCAAGGAGTGGCGGCCGAGGTGGCCCTCCTGCTAAATATGATGGCGGatatggtggtggtggtcgAGGTGGTTATGCAAGTGCTCCTACAGAGGCCCCTGCTAAGGTGAAGCAATGCGATGAGAACTGTGATGATACTTGTGACAATGCTAGAATCTACATTTCAAGTCTGCCACCAGATGTCACGGTCGATGAACTGCAAGCTCTTTTTGGAGGCATTGGACAA GTTGGGAGAATCAAGCAGAAACGTGGGTACAAGGATCAGTGGCCATATAACATCAAAATTTACACAGATGAGTCGGGAAAGAACAAAGGTGATGCATGTTTAGCCTATGAAGATCCAAATGCTGCACATTCAGCTGGCAGTTTTTACAACG GTCATGACATAAGGGGCTATAAGATCAGTGTTGCGATGGCAGAGAGGTCGGCACCTAGGGCTTACGACAATGG TGGTGGTAGAGGTGGTTATGGGGGCGGTGGGCGCAGGGACAATTATCGAGATGGTGGACCTGACAGACATCAGCATGGTGGAAACCGTTCACGTCCATATTGA
- the LOC112202152 gene encoding protein FLC EXPRESSOR isoform X3 produces the protein MAGREPRHLHRLPQIVNTTALEDRIDLQQREIQSLLGENQRLAATHVALKQDLTAAQSDLRNLKAVAGQIKSERNAEVREVYDRSLKLDDELRDLDAMNAELTLVRNDIEDLSTSRMELATELKTIQGEIERARSDESKQIEAIRDEIETLKLEIEKGSTAVEIEKKTRASNLEHRQGMENYMAKLALEIEKLHGELANAEKRARAAVAAANPGCCLVAGSGYPMAYGNAEMLYGGIAYPDPYAMHQENLIL, from the exons atggccggaagagaGCCTCGGCATCTCCACCGCCTTCCCCAAATCGTCAACACGACGGCCCTCGAGGACCGCATCGATCTCCAGCAACGCGAGATCCAGTCCCTCCTCGGGGAGAATCAACGCCTCGCGGCCACCCACGTGGCGCTCAAGCAGGACCTAACCGCCGCTCAGAGCGACCTCCGCAACCTGAAGGCCGTCGCCGGCCAAATCAAATCCGAGAGGAACGCCGAAGTCCGCGAGGTCTACGACAGGTCGTTGAAGCTGGACGACGAGCTCCGCGACCTGGACGCCATGAACGCCGAGTTGACTCTGGTCCGGAACGACATCGAGGACTTGAGCACGTCGCGGATGGAGCTCGCGACCGAGTTGAAGACGATCCAAGGAGAGATTGAGAGGGCTCGCTCCGACGAGTCGAAGCAAATCGAAGCCATTAGAGACGAAATTGAGACCTTGAAGCTGGAGATTGAGAAAGGAAG TACTGCGGTTGAGATTGAGAAGAAAACGCGAGCTAGTAACCTTGAGCATCGTCAAGGTATGGAGAACTATATGGCCAAGTTGGCTCTTGAAATCGAAAAGCTTCATGGGGAGTTGGCAAACGCAGAGAAGAGAGCAAGGGCTGCAGTAGCAGCTGCAAATCCAG GTTGTTGTTTGGTTGCAGGTTCTGGGTACCCTATGGCTTATGGCAATGCCGAAATGCTATATGGAGGAATTGCATACCCTGATCCCTATGCCATGCATCAG GAAAATCTGATACTATAA
- the LOC112202152 gene encoding protein FLC EXPRESSOR isoform X1 — protein MAGREPRHLHRLPQIVNTTALEDRIDLQQREIQSLLGENQRLAATHVALKQDLTAAQSDLRNLKAVAGQIKSERNAEVREVYDRSLKLDDELRDLDAMNAELTLVRNDIEDLSTSRMELATELKTIQGEIERARSDESKQIEAIRDEIETLKLEIEKGSTAVEIEKKTRASNLEHRQGMENYMAKLALEIEKLHGELANAEKRARAAVAAANPGCCLVAGSGYPMAYGNAEMLYGGIAYPDPYAMHQGQGSADGTPQYGSAQMPHSSYDIQQTHVHR, from the exons atggccggaagagaGCCTCGGCATCTCCACCGCCTTCCCCAAATCGTCAACACGACGGCCCTCGAGGACCGCATCGATCTCCAGCAACGCGAGATCCAGTCCCTCCTCGGGGAGAATCAACGCCTCGCGGCCACCCACGTGGCGCTCAAGCAGGACCTAACCGCCGCTCAGAGCGACCTCCGCAACCTGAAGGCCGTCGCCGGCCAAATCAAATCCGAGAGGAACGCCGAAGTCCGCGAGGTCTACGACAGGTCGTTGAAGCTGGACGACGAGCTCCGCGACCTGGACGCCATGAACGCCGAGTTGACTCTGGTCCGGAACGACATCGAGGACTTGAGCACGTCGCGGATGGAGCTCGCGACCGAGTTGAAGACGATCCAAGGAGAGATTGAGAGGGCTCGCTCCGACGAGTCGAAGCAAATCGAAGCCATTAGAGACGAAATTGAGACCTTGAAGCTGGAGATTGAGAAAGGAAG TACTGCGGTTGAGATTGAGAAGAAAACGCGAGCTAGTAACCTTGAGCATCGTCAAGGTATGGAGAACTATATGGCCAAGTTGGCTCTTGAAATCGAAAAGCTTCATGGGGAGTTGGCAAACGCAGAGAAGAGAGCAAGGGCTGCAGTAGCAGCTGCAAATCCAG GTTGTTGTTTGGTTGCAGGTTCTGGGTACCCTATGGCTTATGGCAATGCCGAAATGCTATATGGAGGAATTGCATACCCTGATCCCTATGCCATGCATCAG GGTCAGGGCAGTGCTGATGGCACCCCTCAATATGGTTCCGCTCAAATGCCACATAGTTCCTATGATATTCAACAAACACATGTACATAGATAA
- the LOC112165727 gene encoding UDP-glycosyltransferase 87A1 produces MDLHTPHPTTPSCHVVALPFPGRGHINPMMCLCHSIAAISPDTTVSFILTEEWLGFIGSDPKPDNVRFITIPQVIPSEIGRGKDSPSFYETVLKKIRAPVEDLLDRLVPPVTALIADTYLVWSVEIGNVRNIPVASLWTMSASVYSVFQYFDLLVQNQHFPVNLAESGEERVDYIPGLPSTRVADLPTCFYGKGLNVLNRALESISCLSKAQCLLLPSVYELEPEVIDALRQSVPIPVYHIGPTIPCFKVEAHSMPNEDHYFDWLDKQPRGSVLYVSQGSLHSAPQAQMDEIAAGLQASGVRFFWVAREEVSKLKEKCGNMGIVVPWCDQLKVLCHSSLGGFWSHCGWNSTSEAVFAGLPMLTFPIYWDQVPNSKMIVEDWKIGWRVKKGSGEEGLVSREEIGGLVKIFMDLENEEGKEMRRRARELSEIYKQAIRKGGSSYNSVEAFISDISKMK; encoded by the exons ATGGACCTCCACACTCCCCATCCAACCACCCCTAGTTGCCACGTGGTCGCATTGCCCTTCCCCGGCCGCGGCCACATCAACCCCATGATGTGCCTCTGCCACTCCATCGCCGCCATCTCCCCCGACACGACCGTCTCCTTCATCCTAACCGAAGAGTGGCTCGGCTTCATCGGATCAGATCCGAAACCCGACAACGTGCGATTCATCACCATTCCCCAGGTCATTCCCTCGGAAATCGGTCGCGGCAAGGACTCTCCCAGCTTCTACGAGACTGTTCTGAAGAAGATCAGAGCGCCGGTGGAGGATCTCCTCGATCGGCTCGTGCCGCCGGTGACGGCCTTGATCGCCGATACGTACTTGGTGTGGTCGGTTGAGATCGGGAATGTGAGGAATATTCCGGTGGCTTCTCTTTGGACTATGTCGGCTTCTGTCTATTCGGTGTTTCAATATTTTGATCTACTCGTTCAGAACCAGCATTTCCCGGTCAATTTGGCGG agagTGGAGAAGAGAGGGTGGACTATATCCCGGGGCTTCCTTCTACACGTGTGGCGGACCTTCCTACGTGTTTTTACGGAAAAGGGCTTAATGTCCTGAATAGAGCTTTAGAATCAATTTCATGCCTATCTAAAGCACAATGCCTTTTGTTACCTTCAGTTTACGAGCTTGAACCAGAAGTGATCGACGCTTTGAGGCAAAGTGTTCCGATCCCGGTTTACCATATTGGGCCTACCATACCCTGCTTCAAAGTGGAAGCCCATTCAATGCCCAATGAGGATCACTATTTTGATTGGCTTGACAAGCAACCTAGAGGTTCAGTTTTGTATGTGTCACAAGGCAGTCTGCATTCAGCTCCTCAAGCTCAAATGGATGAAATCGCCGCCGGGTTGCAGGCCAGCGGTGTCCGGTTCTTTTGGGTGGCGCGTGAGGAAGTGTCGAAGCTAAAAGAGAAATGTGGTAACATGGGGATTGTGGTGCCTTGGTGTGACCAATTAAAAGTGTTATGCCATTCTTCTTTGGGTGGGTTTtggtcacattgtggctggaattCGACCTCTGAAGCTGTTTTTGCCGGTCTTCCGATGTTGACTTTTCCTATATATTGGGACCAAGTACCTAATAGTAAGATGATCGTTGAAGATTGGAAAATTGGGTGGAGGGTGAAGAAGGGTTCGGGAGAAGAAGGTTTGGTGAGTAGAGAAGAGATTGGTGGGCTTGTTAAAATTTTTATGGATTTGGAAAATGAGGAGGGGAAAGAAATGAGGAGAAGAGCAAGAGAGCTTAGTGAAATTTACAAACAAGCAATCAGAAAAGGTGGGTCATCTTATAACAGTGTTGAAGCCTTTATCAGTGACATATCAAAGATGAAATAA
- the LOC112202153 gene encoding protein DOUBLE-STRAND BREAK FORMATION, whose product MSEPFRSLVLNRRFGYETLRVLELILVSKDVKSSVEVQSGLRQFMRSESLSVLKEISEKNVEEKLLVLEFLVRTFALVGDVESCLALRYEALLLRDLKSRTHQWLEVLYLEWQNFAQQSLDNGFYSIAAKACENALLSLEGKSAEQPTPDGVCIERISTEDPKTDEVFETEQVIQKIKKLKECAMASASSHSVQTQTADYMKKRLKQKSMVCSPVLKKTTCVASTLFRNGIKKRNQRKLNESGSLLGWS is encoded by the exons ATGTCAGAGCCGTTTCGTTCACTCGTTTTGAACAGAAG ATTTGGCTATGAGACTCTTCGCGttctggaattaattttggTTTCCAAGGACGTGAAGTCGTCGGTGGAAGTCCAATCCGGCTTGAGGCAGTTCATGAGGTCTGAATCCCTCTCCGTTCTGAAAGAAATTTCTGAGAAAAACGTAGAGGAGAAGCTTCTGGTTCTCGAATTTCTCGTTCGCACTTTCGCGCTCGTCGGCGATGTTGAG AGTTGCTTGGCTTTGAGATATGAGGCTTTGCTTTTGCGAGATCTCAAGTCTAGAACTCACCAATGGCTAGAGGTGCTATATCTGGAATGGCAGAACTTTGCTCAGCAGTCACTGGACAATGGTTTCTATTCAATTGCGGCAAAG GCTTGTGAAAATGCATTGTTATCCCTTGAGGGGAAGTCTGCTGAACAGCCTACACCAGATGGAGTTTGCATTGAGAGGATATCTACTGAAGACCCCAAAACAGATGAAGTCTTTGAAACTGAACAAGTTATTCAAAAGATAAAGAAACTCAAGGAATGTGCCATGGCATCTGCTTCTTCCCACTCAG TTCAAACGCAAACGGCAGACTACATGAAAAAGAGACTAAAACAGAAGAGTATGGTGTGCTCTCCAGTTCTCAAGAAGACAACATGTGTAGCCAGCACTTTGTTCAGAAATGGAATCAAAAAGCGGAATCAGCGAAAATTGAATGAAAGCGGAAGCTTATTAGGGTGGAGTTGA
- the LOC112166300 gene encoding zinc finger protein CONSTANS-LIKE 7 has protein sequence MRYHSFLRSPKKEEQQVPDSANSSEDFSDTTKDGYVNGEVDIMDDLERIWGIEDDEKLPKGHNMFTGQELNWDFMDWDEFPNGEEGDGEVENEVFGDSAERCFFEEESYCKKVVKRESSTVGFWDDDEDMKKVQLNLNLNYQEVLDAWSDRGSLWAEDCSSHSSKAASIGNYMGEVPVMEEEKSTRREASVLRYKEKRQSRLFSKKIRYQVRKLNADKRPRLKGRFVKRVS, from the exons ATGAGGTACCATTCATTCTTAAGAAGCCCAAAGAAGGAGGAGCAGCAGGTGCCGGACAGTGCTAATTCTTCCGAGGATTTCTCTGACACTACCAAAGATGGTTATGTCAATGGAGAGGTTGATATCATGGATGACTTGGAGCGCATTTGGGGGATCGAAGACGATGAGAAGCTACCGAAGGGTCACAACATGTTTACTGGTCAGGAACTTAACTGGGATTTCATGGATTGGGATGAGTTTCCTAATGGTGAAGAAGGGGATGGAGAGGTAGAGAATGAAGTGTTTGGTGATTCTGCTGAGAGGTGCTTTTTCGAAGAGGAAAGCTACTGTAAGAAGgttgtgaagagagagagtagTACTGTTGGGTTttgggatgatgatgaggaTATGAAGAAGGTGCAATTGAATTTGAACTTGAATTATCAAGAGGTATTGGATGCTTGGTCTGATCGTGGTTCTCTTTGGGCTGAGGATTGTTCATCACATTCTTCCAAGGCTGCTAGCATTGGCAATTAT ATGGGAGAGGTGCCAGtaatggaagaagagaaaagtacaAGAAGGGAGGCAAGTGTTCTGAGGTACAAAGAGAAACGTCAGTCTAGACTCTTCTCCAAGAAGATAAGGTACCAAGTCCGCAAGCTCAATGCAGATAAAAGACCTAGACTCAAG GGTCGATTTGTGAAGAGAGTTTCGTGA